Part of the Lysobacter enzymogenes genome is shown below.
GATCACGCCGGCCAGCGCGGCGCGGCGGATTTCCGGATCGGTGTAGCGCGGCCGCGATTCGAAATCCGGCTCGCTGTAGAGGCGGTAGCAGGTGCCTTCGCTGATGCGCCCGCAGCGGCCCTTGCGCTGGTCGGCGCTGGCCTGGCTGATCGGTTCGATGTGCAGCCGGTCGAGCTTGCCGCGCGGGCTGTAGCGCTTGACCCGGGCCAGGCCCGGGTCGACCACGTAGCGGATGCGCGGCACGGTCAGCGAGGTTTCGGCGACGTTGGTCGCCAGCACGATGCGGCGTTTGGGGCCGGGATTGAACACCCGGTCCTGGTCGCGCACCGACAGCCGCGCGTACAGCGGCAGCACTTCGGTCTCGCGGTATTTGCGCCGCTCCAGCGCCTGGTGCGCGTCGCGGATCTCGCGTTCGCCGGACAGGAAGATCAGCACGTCGCCGCGCGGATCCTCGCGGGTGATTTCGTCGCAGGCCGCGACGATGCCGTCGTTGACCGAGCGCTCGCCGCCGCGCGCCTCGCGCGCGCGGCCGTCGGCGCCTTCGCCTTCGCCCTCGCCTTCCAGCGGCCGGTAGCGCACCGACACCGGGTAGCCGCGGCCTTCCACGCTGACCACCGGCGCGCCGTCGAAATGCGCGGCGAAGCGCTCGGTGTCGATCGTCGCCGAGGTCACGATCACCTTCAGGTCCGGCCGCTTCTTCAGCAGTTGCTTGAGGTAACCGAGCAGGAAATCGATGTTGAGGCTGCGCTCGTGCGCCTCGTCGATGAGGATGGTGTCGTAGGCCGACAGCCAGCGGTCGGACTGGATTTCGGCCAGCAGGATGCCGTCGGTCATGAACTTGACCGCGGTGCGTTCGCCGACGTTCTCGTTGAATCGCACCTGGTAGCCGACCGCGCCGCCGAGTTCGGTGTCGAGTTCCTCGGCCACGCGCCGCGCGACCGCGCGCGCGGCGATCCGGCGCGGCTGGGTACAGCCGATCAGGCCGGCGGCGCCGCGGCCGGCGGCCAGGCACAGCTTCGGCAGCTGGGTGGTCTTGCCCGAACCGGTTTCGCCGGCGATCACCACCACCGGATGCTTGCGGATCAGCTCGACGATGCGCTGCGCTTCGGCCGCGATCGGCAAAGCCGGGTCGACCGGCGCCTGCGGCAACGCGGCCGCGCGCGCTTCGCGCTGCGCGGTCGAGGCGGCCAGCGCGCGCGCGAACGCGTCCTGCGCGGCCGCGTCGCCGGGCTTGCCGCTCCAGCGCGACCACAGCCCGTGCAGGCGCGCGCGGTCGCGGCTCAGCGCGCCGTCGATGGCGCGGCGGGCCTGCCGTAACGCAGCGCTCGCATCGCCCTGCCTAGACTGTTTGGATTGACTGGTATTCATCGATAGATCGTCTGCATTGCAGCGCTAAAAACAAACCATTTCACTTCCGCGGCGACTGCGCCTATTGTCGCCGCAAAGTCCGGACCCCATAGAAACAACGTCCGGATCGCCGGAACCCCGTCCTCCAATGCACGTCCCCCAATGAAGGAGTCGCACATGGCCAAGTCCAACAAGTCCGACAAGACCCAACCCGGCAAGTCCGGCAAGGAAGCGCCGGTGAGCCCGGCGGCCTCGCCCGGCCCGGGCGACCGCGGTCCCTCGATCGATATCGGGATCTCGCCGGCCGATCGCAAGAAGATCGCCGAGGGTCTGTCGCGCTTCCTGGCCGACAGCTACACCCTGTACCTGAAGACCCACAACTTCCACTGGAACGTGACCGGGCCGATGTTCAACAGCCTGCACGTCATGTTCGAGACCCAGTACAACGAGCAGTGGACCGCGCTGGACGAGATCGCCGAGCGCATCCGCGCCCTGGGCTTCAACGCCCCGGGTTCGTACGCCGAGTTCGTGCGCCTGTCCTCGATTCCGGAAGAACCGGGCCTGACCGACGCCGCCGACTGGCGCGAAATGGTACGCCAGCTGGTGGTCGGCAACGAAGCGGTGTGCCGCACCGCGCGCAAGGTACTCGACCAGGCCGACGACGTCGACGACGCGCCGACCGAGGATCTGCTGACCCAGCGCCTGCAGACCCACGAGAAGTACGCCTGGATGCTGCGTTCGCTGCTGCAGTAAGCGCGCCGGGCCCGGCACGGCGAACGCCGGTCGGGCCGCGGCCCCGAAGCCCCTCTCCCGCCTCGCGGGGAGGGGCTTTCTTGTTTGCAGGCCTTGCTCGTGGCAGGGCCTTCAGGCCCGACGCTTGCCGGTCCGCCCGCCGCGACCTGGGCCCGAAGCGCCGTGCCTGAAGGCCCTCCCGCAACGCCCCGACCCGCCGCCGCGGCGGCTTCCGAGCCCGCGCGCGGCATTCTCCGACCGCCGCGCGCGGCCGCGCCGTTAAACTAGGCCCATGTCGTCCCCCGCACTCGAAATCCTCCACCGCGTCTTCGGCCATACCGCGTTCCGCGGCGAACAGGCGCAGATCGTCCAGCACGTGGTCGACGGCGGCGACGCCCTGGTGCTGATGCCCACCGGCGGCGGCAAGTCGCTGTGCTACCAGATTCCGTCGCTGGTGCGCGAAGGCTGCGGCCTGGTGGTCTCGCCGCTGATCGCGCTGATGCAGGACCAGGTCGAAGCGCTGCGCCAGCTCGGCGTGCGCGCGGCCTACCTCAACTCCACCCTGTCGGCCGACGACGCCGCGCGGATCGAACGCGAACTGCTGGCCGGCGAACTCGACCTGCTGTACGTCGCGCCCGAGCGCCTGCTGACCGCGCGCTGCCTGAACCTGATCGACCGCGCCAAGATCGCCCTGTTCGCGATCGACGAGGCCCACTGCGTCTCGCAATGGGGCCACGATTTCCGCCCCGAATACCGCGAACTGACCATCCTGCACGAGCGCTGGCCGCACATTCCGCGCATTGCCCTGACCGCCACCGCCGACGCGCCGACCCAGCGCGAGATCGCCGAGCGGCTCAATCTGGAAGACGCGCGCCGCTTCGTCAGTTCGTTCGACCGCCCGAACCTGCGCTACCGGGTCGTGCACAAGGACAACGGCAACCGCCAGCTGCTGGATTTCCTGTCCGCCCACCGCGGCGACAGCGGCATCGTCTACGCGTTCTCGCGCCGGCGCGTGGAGACCGTGGCCGAACAACTGGTCGCCGCCGGCATCCACGCCCTGCCGTACCACGCCGGCATGCCGGCGGAGACGCGCGCGGGCAACCAGCGCCGCTTCCTGCAGGAAGACGGCGTGGTCATGGTCGCCACCATCGCCTTCGGCATGGGCATCGACAAACCCGACGTGCGCTTCGTCGCCCACGTCGACCTGCCCAAGTCGATCGAAGGCTATTACCAGGAAACCGGCCGCGCCGGCCGCGACGGCGAACCGGCCGAGGCCTGGCTGTGCTACGGCCTCGGCGACGTGGTGAGCCTGCGCCAGCTGATCCAGCAGGGCGAAGCCGGCGAGGAGCGCAAGCGGGTGGAGCTGCGCAAGCTCGATTCGCTGCTGGGTTATTGCGAATCCACCGAATGCCGGCGCAAAGGCCTGCTCGGCTGGTTCGGCGAACCGCATCCGGGCGACTGCGGCAACTGCGACAACTGCCTGGAACCGCCGCAGAGCTGGGACGGCACCACCGCCGCGCGCAAGGCGCTGTCTTGCGTGTACCGCACCGGCCAGCGCTTCGGCGCCGGCCACATCATCGACGTGCTGCGCGGCCAGGCCACCGAGAAAGTCAGCCGCTTCGGCCACGAAGACCTCAGCACCTTCGGCATCGGCGCCGACCTCGACGCGCGCCAGTGGAGCAGCGTGTTCCGCCAGCTCGTCGCCGGCGGCCTGCTCGAAGCCGACATCGAACGCCACGGCGCGCTGCGCCTGACCGGCGAATCCGGCCCGGTCCTGCGCGGCGAGCGCAGCCTGCGCTTCCGCGCCGAAACCGCCAAGCCCGCGCGCGGCGCCGGCGGCAAGAAATCGCGCGGCGGCGCCGGCGCGGCGGCCGCGGCCGCGGCGGTCGCCGACCTCGCCCCGGACGCGCTGATCCGCTTCAACGCCCTGCGCGAGTGGCGCTCGACCACGGCGCGCGAACAGAACGTCCCCGCCTACGTGATCTTCCACGACGCCACCCTGCGCGCGATCGCCGAGCAGGCGCCGGACGACCTCGACGATCTGGCGCAGATTCCGGGCATTGGCGCGAGCAAGCTG
Proteins encoded:
- a CDS encoding Dps family protein, which gives rise to MAKSNKSDKTQPGKSGKEAPVSPAASPGPGDRGPSIDIGISPADRKKIAEGLSRFLADSYTLYLKTHNFHWNVTGPMFNSLHVMFETQYNEQWTALDEIAERIRALGFNAPGSYAEFVRLSSIPEEPGLTDAADWREMVRQLVVGNEAVCRTARKVLDQADDVDDAPTEDLLTQRLQTHEKYAWMLRSLLQ
- a CDS encoding DUF6053 domain-containing protein — its product is MAGPSGPTLAGPPAATWARSAVPEGPPATPRPAAAAASEPARGILRPPRAAAPLN
- the recQ gene encoding DNA helicase RecQ, which encodes MSSPALEILHRVFGHTAFRGEQAQIVQHVVDGGDALVLMPTGGGKSLCYQIPSLVREGCGLVVSPLIALMQDQVEALRQLGVRAAYLNSTLSADDAARIERELLAGELDLLYVAPERLLTARCLNLIDRAKIALFAIDEAHCVSQWGHDFRPEYRELTILHERWPHIPRIALTATADAPTQREIAERLNLEDARRFVSSFDRPNLRYRVVHKDNGNRQLLDFLSAHRGDSGIVYAFSRRRVETVAEQLVAAGIHALPYHAGMPAETRAGNQRRFLQEDGVVMVATIAFGMGIDKPDVRFVAHVDLPKSIEGYYQETGRAGRDGEPAEAWLCYGLGDVVSLRQLIQQGEAGEERKRVELRKLDSLLGYCESTECRRKGLLGWFGEPHPGDCGNCDNCLEPPQSWDGTTAARKALSCVYRTGQRFGAGHIIDVLRGQATEKVSRFGHEDLSTFGIGADLDARQWSSVFRQLVAGGLLEADIERHGALRLTGESGPVLRGERSLRFRAETAKPARGAGGKKSRGGAGAAAAAAAVADLAPDALIRFNALREWRSTTAREQNVPAYVIFHDATLRAIAEQAPDDLDDLAQIPGIGASKLDRYGEAVLQHLLDHE